The nucleotide window CATACACAAGCGCTAGAGAGCTAAGCCGCCACTATCCGCCAAATATCATAGTCCTTAGCTTTATGGCGTGGGGGAGCGTACTTCCGCTTGTCTGCATGGGAGCGGCTGAGTTTATTAGCGTAGATGGGTTTGATTTTTTATTTTCAAAATTTGTACCACCTAGCCTTTTTAGTATCGCGATTTTACTTTTGGTTGGGATTTTTGGCTATCTTTTTCAAATTTATATGACAAAATCCTACGCCGTAAGCAAAAAAGCTGGCACAGTGGCGACTGTAAGCTATAGTGATGTGATATTTACCATCATCATAGGGTATTTTATGGGAGATGGCTTGCCAAATGCTATGGCATTTTTTGGTATAATGCTCGTCATTTTAAGTGGAATATTAGTTTTAAAGGATAAAAAGTGATACTAATAGCTGGTCCTTGCGTGATAGAAAGCGAAGAGATAGTTTTTAATATAGCGCGCGAGCTTGTTAAATTTAATGAAAACAGCAAGATAGATTTTTATTTTAAAGCTAGCTTTGATAAGGCAAACCGCACGAGCATTGATAGCTTTAGGGGGCCTGGGCTAGAGCGTGGGCTTGAGATTTTAGGCAGGGTAAAAAGCGAGTTTGGCTTTAAAATTTTAACCGACATTCACGAAAGCTACCAGGCAGCCCCAGTTGCCAAGGTAGCCGACGTCTTGCAAATCCCAGCCTTTTTATGCCGCCAGACTGATCTGCTTGTGGCTGCGGCAAAGACAAAGGCTGTGGTAAATATTAAAAAGGGGCAGTTTTTGGCTCCAGCTGCGATGAAGCACAGCGTAAAAAAGGTGCTAGAAGCTAGGGGCGTAAAATCTAGCGGCTTTGAGGCAGCAAGCCAAAACGGCGTGTGGCTAACGGAGCGTGGTAGCACCTTTGGCTATGGGAATTTGGTCGTGGATATGCGAAGCTTGCCTTTAATGCGAGAGTATGCGCCAGTCATCTTTGACGCCACTCACAGCGTGCAAATGCCAGCTGGAGCGGATGCAAAAAGTGGCGGAGACGCACGCTTTGTGCCCTATTTAGCCCGCGCAGCCGCAGCCGTGGGGGTGGATGGCTTTTTTTACGAGACACACCTAAATCCGTGCGAAGCCCTATGCGACGG belongs to Campylobacter sp. 19-13652 and includes:
- the kdsA gene encoding 3-deoxy-8-phosphooctulonate synthase, coding for MILIAGPCVIESEEIVFNIARELVKFNENSKIDFYFKASFDKANRTSIDSFRGPGLERGLEILGRVKSEFGFKILTDIHESYQAAPVAKVADVLQIPAFLCRQTDLLVAAAKTKAVVNIKKGQFLAPAAMKHSVKKVLEARGVKSSGFEAASQNGVWLTERGSTFGYGNLVVDMRSLPLMREYAPVIFDATHSVQMPAGADAKSGGDARFVPYLARAAAAVGVDGFFYETHLNPCEALCDGANMLNLSELEALVNKTLEIENLIKG